The Terrirubrum flagellatum nucleotide sequence CTTTCTTCTCGGAGGGCTTCTCGTAATGGCCGCGGAGCTTCATCTCGCGGAACACGCCCTCGCGCTGCATCTTCTTCTTGAGCACCTTGAGCGCCTGATCGACGTTATTGTCGCGAACGAGAACCTGCACGTGTCAAACCGATCCTGATCTGAGAGAGGGGGCCCGGCCGGCCAAAACAGCGCGGTCAGGCGACAGGAGGCGGCGGTTACCAGAGATTCCCCCGCTTGTCCACGCGGAAAGCGCTATTTCAGGGTCACTCTTGTCATATGCCCCATCTTGCGGCCGGGGCGGGCATGGGCCTTGCCGTAGAGATGGAGATGGGCTCCGGGCTCCGCCAGCACGGTCTTCCAGCGGTCGGCGTCGTCCCCGATCAGGTTCTCCATGGTCGCCTCACGGCCGACAAGCGCCGGATCGCCCAGCGGCCAGCCGGCGACGGCCCGGATATGCTGCTCGAACTGGGAGGTCCTGGCCCCCTCGATAGTCCAGTGGCCGGAATTATGGACCCGCGGGGCGATCTCGTTGAACAGGACTCGATCTGCGTCGTCGCCCGGCGCAACGAACAGTTCGACCGCAAACACGCCGACATAGTCGAGGCTTTTCGCGATCTTCTCGGCCACGCCGATCGCCTCTTCTGCAAGGGCGTCCGAAATTCGCGCCGGCGCGCGCGTCAGGGCGAGGATATGGTCGCGATGCTCGTTCTCGCAGACCGGATAGGGCGCGAACGCGCCATGCGAGCTGCGCGTGGCCACCACCGAAACCTCTTTCGAGAAGGTCACGAAGGCCTCGAGGATTGCCGGCGCCCGGCCGATCTTCTCCCATGCGTCTTCAACATCGGCCGGGTCCATGATCTTCGCCTGCCCCTTGCCGTCATAGCCCATGCGTCGGGTCTTGAGCACGCAGGGCGTTCTGATCTGGGCGACAGCCGCCCGCAGGCTGGCGAGGTCGTCGACGGGGGCGAAGGGCGCGACGCCTATGCCAAGCTCGCGCGCCAGGTTCTTCTCGGACAGGCGGTCCTGCGTCGCGGCCAGCGCCTGCGCGCCGGGGCGCAATGTCGCGCGGACCTCCAGAAAGGACGCGGTCGCCGCCGGGATGTTCTCGAATTCGTAGGTGACGGCGTCGACCTCCTCGGCGAAACGGGCGAGCGCGGCCTCATCTTCGTACGGGGCGATTGTGCGGGCGGAGCTGACCTCGAAGGCGGGAGAGTCTTCCTCCGGGGCGTAGATGTGGGACTTGAGGCCGAGTGGCGCGGCCGCGAGCGCCAGCATGCGCCCGAGCTGGCCGCCGCCCAGGATGCCGATCGTGTCGCCGGGCTTTAGGATCACGCGTCGTCCTTCGGCCGTTCCGCGACCGAAGCGGTGCGAGCCGTTCGCCAGGCGTCGAGCCGGGTCGCAAGCGCCGGGTCTCCGAGCGCCAGCACAGCGGCCGCCAGAAGCGCCGCATTGATCGCGCCGGCCTTGCCGATCGCGAGCGTACCGACGGGGACGCCCGCCGGCATCTGGACGATGGAGAGCAGGCTGTCCTGGCCCGACAGCGCCTTCGATTCGACCGGCACCCCGAAGACCGGCAGGGGAGTCATTGCGGCCGCCATTCCCGGCAGGTGCGCCGCGCCGCCGGCGCCGGCGATGATGACCTTGAAGCCCTCGGCCTTGGCGCCCTTGGCGAAGGCGACAAGCCGGTCCGGCGTGCGATGGGCGGACACGATCCGGTCGTCATGGCCGACGCCAAGTTCGTCGAGGGTCGCGGCGGCATGGCTCATCGTCGCCCAGTCCGACTGGCTTCCCATGATGATCGCGACAGGTCCCGGCACTCTCGGCTTCCCTTGCTGCGGCGGCGCAAGTCGGCGCTATGCGCGCATTCGGCCCGCATCTGTCAACCTCTCGGCAACTCTGATCGATTAAAGCTGGGGAATGGCTGCGACTCCTGAGCCTCTTTCCGCAAACGAGCATAACCGGCTGCTGGCGCGAATCGCCGCGCTGGAGGCCGATCTTGCGGAGGCCCGGGGCCAGGTCGCCCGCGCGGAATCGCTTGCCCATGAGGACCCGCTGACGGGCGTGCTCAACCGGCGCGGCTTCGCGCGGGAGCTTGAGCGCGCCGTCGCCTTCCACTCCCGCTACGATACGCCGGTCTCGGTGATGCTGTTCGACATCGATGGGCTCAAGCGCGTGAATGATCGCTATGGCCATGCCGCCGGCGACGCGCTGATCGCGGGCGTCGCGCGCACGCTGAAGCGCAATCTGCGCGTCTCGGACTCGCTCGGACGACTTGGCGGCGATGAATTCGGCGTACTCGTCTGGCACGCGGCGGAAGAAGTCGCGATCGCCAAGAGCAAGCAGTTGCAGGTCACGCTCGACGCGTCGAGCGCGACTTGGAGCACTGGGCCACTGCCGCTTTGCGCATCCGTCGGCGTCGCCGAAATCACCAGGGATGGCGGCGCGGACGTCGCTCTCACGCTCGCCGATCAGCGGCTTTACGCCGACAAATCCGCGCGCCGGCCGGAAAAGAAAGTCGCCTGATCGTTCTCAGGCGATGATGTCAGGCGTCAGAATGTCTTCGATGCCGCCCATCTTGTCCTTGAGGACGAGCTTGCGCTTCTTTAGTCGCTGAATCTGCAATTGATCAGACAGGCCTGATCGCTCAAGCGCGTGAATCGCCGCGTCAAGATCGCGATGTTCTTCCTTCAGTCGCGTCAACTCCTCGCCGAGCCTTGCCCGCTCTGTCTCGTCGAGAATGATTCGCATAAGCCGCCCGTTCGCCCGATCTTGATCTTAGAGCATGGCGCGAAAAAGTGGATACCGGTTTTTCGCAAGAGCCATGCGCTAAGTTTTTGGAATCGATCACGTTCCCGCACTTTGATTGTTTCAAGCAAAATGCGGGAACGTGATCTAGTATGACGGCGGGCGCCGCTTGTTCAAGCGCATGGCGGCGGCTCCGGGACAAAAATCCTGCTGCGATAATTGTGCGGCACGGAAACGAATTCCTTCGACTCGCCGCATTCCTCATGTCAGTCTTGTGACGCGGACAAACATGGAGGTGCCCATGTCCCTGCAAGCTCATCTTGCGG carries:
- the purE gene encoding 5-(carboxyamino)imidazole ribonucleotide mutase, with protein sequence MGSQSDWATMSHAAATLDELGVGHDDRIVSAHRTPDRLVAFAKGAKAEGFKVIIAGAGGAAHLPGMAAAMTPLPVFGVPVESKALSGQDSLLSIVQMPAGVPVGTLAIGKAGAINAALLAAAVLALGDPALATRLDAWRTARTASVAERPKDDA
- a CDS encoding YdcH family protein, with the protein product MRIILDETERARLGEELTRLKEEHRDLDAAIHALERSGLSDQLQIQRLKKRKLVLKDKMGGIEDILTPDIIA
- a CDS encoding GGDEF domain-containing protein encodes the protein MAATPEPLSANEHNRLLARIAALEADLAEARGQVARAESLAHEDPLTGVLNRRGFARELERAVAFHSRYDTPVSVMLFDIDGLKRVNDRYGHAAGDALIAGVARTLKRNLRVSDSLGRLGGDEFGVLVWHAAEEVAIAKSKQLQVTLDASSATWSTGPLPLCASVGVAEITRDGGADVALTLADQRLYADKSARRPEKKVA
- a CDS encoding 5-(carboxyamino)imidazole ribonucleotide synthase; the encoded protein is MLALAAAPLGLKSHIYAPEEDSPAFEVSSARTIAPYEDEAALARFAEEVDAVTYEFENIPAATASFLEVRATLRPGAQALAATQDRLSEKNLARELGIGVAPFAPVDDLASLRAAVAQIRTPCVLKTRRMGYDGKGQAKIMDPADVEDAWEKIGRAPAILEAFVTFSKEVSVVATRSSHGAFAPYPVCENEHRDHILALTRAPARISDALAEEAIGVAEKIAKSLDYVGVFAVELFVAPGDDADRVLFNEIAPRVHNSGHWTIEGARTSQFEQHIRAVAGWPLGDPALVGREATMENLIGDDADRWKTVLAEPGAHLHLYGKAHARPGRKMGHMTRVTLK